The following DNA comes from Rhinoraja longicauda isolate Sanriku21f chromosome 30, sRhiLon1.1, whole genome shotgun sequence.
ctccagcattttgagtcagcCCAAAAAATCGACTctgctttgggatgcgggaggcaGCTGGAGCACTCGGAAGActacgcagggagaacatgcaaactccatactgacagcatctGGAATCAGGATCGATGGCAACTAAAATCTTTTTTCAGACAAGGAGACCAAAGCAACATGCAATATTCCCAGTACAGTCTGACCAAGGCCACATTGAGACATCGTCATTGCGGTGCTCAAATCCTCTCCCAATAAAGCCAGAATACTATCTATCTTCCTAAATGTTTACTGCTCCTGTAGGTAAACTCTAAGAGGCTTGTGCCCAAGGACATCATCGAGCAGCAATATCTTCAACCTGTCAGCATGTGATAATAATGCTTCTCTGATTTGTGCGCCAGAGTTGATGACCTCACATCTTTCCACATTATatacgtgggcggcacggtagcgcagcggtagagttgctgctttacagcgaatgcagcgccggagactcaggttcgatcctgactacgggtgctgcactgtaaggagtttgtacgttctccccgtgacctgtgtgggtttactccgagatcttcggtttcctcccacactccaaagacgtacaggtatgtaggttaattggctgggtaaatgtaaaaattgtcactagtgggtgtaggatagtgttaatatacggggatcactgggcggcacggacttggagggccgaaaaggcctgtttccggctgtatatgatatgatgatatgatgatatgatgatataccaTCTGCATCGTTCTCAGTTTATCCACATCCCCTTGAGGCATTGTAACGTCGATCCTACTCACAACCCCACCTAGTTTTACATCATCACAGCAGTAAGAAATATGGGATGTGGCCCCCTTAGCCAAAGATTATATTTCCATGTTGGCTGATAATGCAAAACTCGTTTGCAAAGGGTGGATGTAGATTGAAATAGTGGCATTTCTAAGAAGGTTCATAAGGTTGATTCTTGGGATGAAAGAGTTGTTAGAACCGATGGAACAGGTTGGGCTTAAACTCAAtggcatttagaagaatgagggatgatTTTATTAAAATATACTGTATTAGACTCTGAGaagccttatcatgtatctgtatactgtggatggctcgattgtaatcatgtattgtccttccgcggattggttagcacacaataaaagtttttcactgcacctcggtacacgtgacaatgagggACAGATTGGCACTTCTGCCTCTTTTTCTTGTGTGCTATCTATGGAATCTGTAAAGCAACAACATAAGAAGAAACACAGCACCAATCTGTGAAACAGGAAGATTGTTAAAATTACAAACCAATTGAAAATTAAGAGGAAAGAACAAAGCAGGTTATTACAGACTAGTAAATGTGAAGTGAGAAATAGTAAGAATGCTAAGCTGTGCGTGAGAGTCAGTGTGAATGAGTATGTGGGAGGTAAAAAGGGGTGGGAAGGgttgaggaagggaggggaataGAAGTAGGGAGTTGCttccaaaaaaaataattaatactGACAAGCtactgagcaaaatacaaagtgctggagtaactcagtaggtcaggcagcatctgtaaagggcATAGATGGGcgacttcaatctgaagaagggttggggCTCAAAATggtgcttgtccattccctcagcAGTTGCTGGCTGAccccctaagttactccagcactttgcgtttggtCAAGATTTGCGAATGTCAGTCACGCAGTTGGTGGAACagatacctcacagcgccagagacccgagttcgattctgaactcgggtgctgtctgcgtggagtttgcgtgttcgctccgtgaccatgtgggtttcctccggttgctccggttccctcccaaaccccaaagacgcgcaggtttgtaggtgggcctcagggcctgtttccatttggtgtctctaaattaaattaactaaaattcttccatctgcagttctttaagtCTCCGTTGAAAAATAATTAGCTGCTTAGACATAATGTACTGACTGGCTGGTTCATGATCCACTGTTCCCATCTCTTACTTCGATGAGCACAAAATGTGTTTAAAAATGTTTGATAGAATGTCAAATATCAATCAGTAATATTCACTGGAACtgaagattatagacaatagacaatagacaatagacaataggtgcaggagtaggccattcagcccttcgagccagcaccgccattcaatgcgatcatggctgatcactatcaatcagtaccccgttcctgccttctccccataccccctcactccgctatccttaagagctctatccagctctctcttgaaagcatccaacgaactggcctccactgccttctgaggcagagaattccacaccttcaccaccctctgactgaaaaagttcttcctcatctccgttctaaatggcctaccccttattctcaaactgtggccccttgttctggactcccccaacattgggaacatgttatctgcctctaatgtgtccaatcccctaattatcttatatgtttcaataagatcccccctcatccttctaaattccagtgtatacaagcccaatcgctccagcctttcaacatacgacagtcccgccattccgggaattaatctagtgaacctacgctgcacgccctccatagcaagaatatccttcctcaaatttggagaccaaaactgcacacagtactccaggtgcggtctcaccagggcccggtacaactgtagaaggacctctttgctcctatactcaactcctcttgttacgaaggccaaaattccattggctttcttcactgcctgctgaacctgcatgcttcctttcattgactgatgcactaggacacccagatctcgttgaactccccctcctcctaacttgacaccattcagataataatctgcctttctattcttacttccaaagtgaataacctcacacttatctacattaaactgcatctgccatgtatccgcccactcacacaacctgtccaggtcaccctgcagccttattgcatcttcctcacaattcacactaccccccaacttagtatcatctgcaaatttgctaatggtacttttaatccctccgtctaagtcattaatgtatatcgtaaatagctggggtccaagcaccgaaccttgtggtaccccactggtcactacctgccattccgaaagggacccatttatccccactctttgctttctgtctgttaaccaattttctatccatgtcagtaccctacccccaataccatgtgccctaattttgcccactaatctcctatgtgggaccttgtcgaaggctttctgaaagtcgaggtacaccacatccactgactctcccttgtcaattttcctagttacatcctcaaaaaattccagtagatttgtcaagcatgatttccccttcgtaaatccatgctgactcggaacgatcccgttactgctatccaaatgctcagcaatttcgtcttttataattgactccagcattttccccaccactgatgtcagactaactggtctataattacccgttttctctctccctcctttcttaaaaagtgggataacatttgctatcctccaatccacaggaactgatcctgaatctatagaacattgaaaaatgatctccaatgcttccactatttctagagccacctccttaagtactctgggatgcagaccatcaggccctggggatttatcagccttcagtcccatcagtctacccaaaaccatttcctgcctaatgtggatttccttcagttcctccatcaccctaggttctccagcccctagaacatttgggagattgtgtgtatcttcctcagtgaagacagatccaaagtaacggtttaactcgtctgccatttctttgttccccataataaattcccctgcttctgtcttcaagggacccacatttgccttgactatttttttcctcttcacgtacctaaaaaaacttttgctatcctcctttatattattggctagtttaccctcgtacctcatcttttctcctcgtattgcctttttagttaacttttgttgctctttaaaagagtcccaatcctctgtcttcccactcttctttgctatgttatacttcctctccttaatttttatgctgtccctgacttcccttgtcagccacaggtgtctcttactccccttagagtctttccacctctttggaataaattgatcctgcaacctctgcattattcccaggaatacctgccattgctgttctaccgtcttccctgctagggcctccttccaatcaattttggccagctcccgcctcatgcctctgtaatcccctttgctatactgtaataccgacacttccgattttcccttctgcctttccatttgcagagtaaattcATCATCTGCTGCAATAAAATGCTTAAAAATCCATTTGTACAACAAAGAACATACCAGTGGCATTACCATTATCTATCTATGTGAGTTGGAGTAACTTTTCTTATATTTAATCTGCAGGTTATACATTCGGACGCATACTACTGTAAAACTGTCCTTGATGATAACAGTTCGTCGGCCCTCATCATTCTTGGCTTTGTCCTCATGTCTCCGCTTATTGTGATTGCCATGGTGACCTACTGCAGTGTGGCACGCCGTCTGCGTCTcttcttctgctttgctccctactCCCGAGCATTCTACAAAGGGATGAAGTGGACTGGGCATGACAACCCCAGCTTCTGCTGCTGCAATGGAAAGGAGTGGGACAGCAGTCTGAAGGCTTGGGTCTGACGGTGTTTTAAATGATCAGAATGTATCACGGGCTGTAACTGCTTTCAATAATAGTCTTGTGTTGTGTCCTCTGTCTCTTGCATTGTGAAGTAATTAACAGTGACATTTCAATATATATAAACTCAAACGTTATTGCTGGAAATCTGCACCAGGActctttttttaatgaaaaagacAGATTAATATTTTGGGGGGGATTCTTTTCTTAATTCTAGTTTATGAAATAGGAATATATTTACTCCAATTTCCTTGAATGGGATTAGTAACTTTATGCATTTTTAATTATCTTTGCTGCTTTGCCTTTCTCTATTCTATTGGATGGGTTGCACATCCATTTGCCTTTATCTGTAataacagaaatatagaaaataggtgcaggaggaggccatttggcccttcgagccagcaccgtcattcattgtgatcatggctgatcatccacaatcagtaacccatggctgccttctccccatatcccttgattccgccagcccctagagctcgaactaactctcttttaaattcatccactgaattggcctctactgccttctgtggcagagaattccacaaattcacaactctctggatgaaaacaggAATAAAGTAATGAAACCTTCCGAACTCTAGTGGTGCTACAATATCCCGTGCAGAGAGAGGGTTTGATTACAGTGTGCCGAGACTGTGTAGGCAGCTTAAAACATTCCCATGGAAAGTGTTCCAAACATAGATATTACATTTAGATATGTGTCATGTGGGTGTAACGTGCCAGCATTATCTCACAGCTAAATGTGGACAAAGGAAATTACGATGGAAATATAAAAATAAGGAGGAATGGAACATCTGAACATCATGGTCCAGTTTTCCAGCTGCCATTTCATCACACTGCATCTACACACACCATATACAGCAGCATGGGAAATGGAGCTCATCATGAGAATTAGATGCAgagatttttaaggcggagattgatagattcttgattagtacaggtgtcaggggctatgggacgaggcaggagaatgggattgagagggaaagatagatgagtcatgattgaatggcggagtagacttgatgggtcgaatggctttattctgctcctggaacctatgAAATTATGAACTTAGAAACTCTTTAGATGAAGGGGTAAAGGGAAACAAAAGCAAAAACAAGCAAAGAACTAGGTACGATAAGTAGAATACACTAAAACAATTAGTCGGAAATTCACTACCAGGTGAGCTTGCCTAATTAATAATTTCATAAGTCTATGAATATTTTGCTGTTCATTATCATTCTTTGGAAATCATTTCCGACAGCAGGAAGAGAAGGCAGATTGAAATGGGTGATCTAAAGTGAGTGAACTGTGAACAGGATAGAATGGGAGCATGGGAAAGGAAACAGGGTACAGTATGGTCCCATGTTTgaacagaaaatagacaatagacaataggtgcaggaggaggccattcggcccttcgagccagcaccgccattcaatgtgatcatggctgatcattctcaatcagtaccccgttcctgccttctccccatccccctacaaAATACAAACATGGGAcacagaaatggaggggtgaaagCAAAAAAATGGGGAGAGGCTATGTCACTTGAATGGCAGGCAAATAAATCATATTCCAACTCTGCTTGTTCAATAACAGGGGTATAGGGGGTTATAGAAGAAGTCCTCTTCACTTCCTAACTGACGAATATTGTGGCGATCAGAGGATGTCACATAATGCTGCACTGAATGAAAAGGACAATTTCCGTAAATGGAAAAAACAATGCCCCAGATAATCAACAAGCATGCTCATTATCCCCCAGATAATGTGGGGTTTCCAAGCACAAAGAAGGAATTCGGAATTTTGATCCCATACTATACAcatttaattgaaagatacagcatggaaacaggcccttcagcccaccgaatccacgccgaccattgatcatcatccattcacaccagttctacatcATCCCattttttgcatccattccctacacagtaggggcaatttacagaggccagttatcttgcaaacccgcacatctttgagatgtgacaggacaccggagcacccggacaaaaccgatgcggtcacagggagaatgtacaagttcCACACAGGCAAGaccagaggttaggattgaatccgggtctttggtgctgtgaagcaCGGATCTGtgatctgcctccatcacagacccaggcaatgcattccagatacATATCACTCtccgtgtaaaaatgttgccctgcgcatctcttttaaactttgctcctcccgccttaaagctatgtcctctcgaCTTTGACATTTTGAACcaaggagaaaggttctgaccacccactctgtctatgcctctcatagttttatatacttctatctagtcccccctcaatctccgacgttccagagaaaactatcctagtttggccaacctctccttgcagctaataccatctaatccaagcattctggtaaacaactTCTACACCCTCTTcacagcctccacatccttctgtaatGATGTCATTAACACTGCCCGCAATACTCCAAACCtaccctcaccaaagtcttatagagctgcaacataacttcctgacttttatactcaatcaCCCGACCAATGAAGGTGAGCATATCATACCTCTACTTTCTGATATTTTTCAGTAAACCTgtgctattagtttagtttagtttagtttaaaagatgtagtgcagaaacaggcccttggccctccgagtccacaccgatcagcgatccccgcatacttacactatcccacacacattagggacaatttacatttacgccaagccaattaacctacaaacctgcgtgtctttggagtgtgggaggaaaccgaaaatctcagagaaaacccacgcaggtcacgaggagaatgtacaaactccgtacagacagcacccacagtcgggatcgaacccgggtctccggcgctgtgaggctgtggctctaccgctgagccactgcacCGCCCATTGTATTTGTGCATATCTGtgccaccagttccagagac
Coding sequences within:
- the tmem88bl gene encoding transmembrane protein 88B, with translation MAGRGIDDFDVDNVSDTACMLHHVHPPTYSIDDQPWPLEARSLCECWGWALLVTAFNFALFLLNLALMGSVFCIVLLPTIVVVYFGFQCHSRVIHSDAYYCKTVLDDNSSSALIILGFVLMSPLIVIAMVTYCSVARRLRLFFCFAPYSRAFYKGMKWTGHDNPSFCCCNGKEWDSSLKAWV